The Streptomyces sp. DH-12 genome has a window encoding:
- a CDS encoding GNAT family N-acetyltransferase: protein MTTPVLHTERLTFRPYRPEDEDAFVELLRDEEVCRWMGQERVPEADIRTLFRTILTDIYPQRLFDVWGVWQGETFVGHAEVKKTGNVDGHELIAALAPPYWGRGLGTEVVRGLLRHAADDLGLKEAYGMVGADNTPSLAMCRRLGFRHVRDVTGDDGTVTKLLVISTTDAYAQDGQTSERHLEVPSHGSDQHPE, encoded by the coding sequence ATGACCACACCGGTCCTGCACACCGAACGACTCACGTTCCGCCCCTACCGCCCCGAGGACGAGGACGCCTTCGTGGAGCTGCTGCGCGACGAGGAGGTCTGCCGCTGGATGGGCCAGGAACGCGTGCCCGAGGCGGACATCCGCACGCTGTTCCGCACCATCCTCACCGACATCTACCCGCAACGCCTGTTCGACGTATGGGGGGTGTGGCAGGGGGAGACCTTCGTCGGACACGCGGAGGTGAAGAAGACAGGCAATGTCGACGGACACGAGCTGATCGCTGCCCTCGCGCCCCCGTACTGGGGCCGGGGCCTGGGCACTGAAGTGGTCCGCGGCCTGCTGCGCCACGCCGCCGACGACCTGGGCCTGAAGGAGGCCTACGGCATGGTCGGCGCGGACAACACCCCCAGCCTGGCCATGTGCCGCCGCCTGGGCTTCCGGCACGTACGGGACGTGACCGGCGACGACGGCACCGTCACGAAGCTGCTGGTGATCTCGACGACGGACGCGTACGCCCAAGACGGTCAGACGTCCGAAAGGCACCTCGAGGTGCCGTCGCACGGTTCAGATCAGCACCCGGAATGA
- a CDS encoding MbtH family NRPS accessory protein — protein MDENTRYQVLRNDEEQYSLWPVDIEVPAGWQPVGKEGTEAECSAYVDEVWTDMRPRSLRERMENAEA, from the coding sequence ATGGACGAGAACACCCGCTACCAGGTGCTGCGCAACGACGAGGAGCAGTACTCGCTGTGGCCCGTCGACATCGAGGTGCCCGCCGGCTGGCAGCCCGTCGGCAAGGAGGGCACGGAGGCGGAGTGCTCCGCCTACGTCGACGAGGTCTGGACCGACATGCGTCCCCGCAGCCTGCGGGAGCGCATGGAGAACGCCGAAGCCTGA